The Neisseria animaloris genome segment TATTTGTCGCGCCCGTTTGAATGATGTCGGGAATTTTTTCTGAAACAACCACTCTTAATCCTAATTTTCAGCTAATAACGATGATATAACATCATTAAAAATACTTTTAAAAAGGATAAGGGAGATGGATGTATTGCATGAATTAAACAAGTATTTGTTTATGATGATCAATGAGGATGAAGACGCATATTTGCACAGCATTTATTTTGCTATTTTTTCCGCCGAATATCTAATTGTTTGGTTCTTTTTTATTTTATTCATATACTTAGTTACAAAACATAAAAACAATAAACGTGTCTGGTTAAGCATAGTTTTCAGTATTGTTATCGGTGTTGTCATCACTTATCTGATTAGAAAAGGTTGGTATCATCCCCGCCCGTTTTTATTGCAGTTGGGCACGAATTTTCTGCCTCACGATGCTTCGTCGTCGTTTCCGAGCAAGCACCTGACGAGTGTTTTTGCTACCTTAGCCGGCTTACTGGCATTGAAGCAGACACGTGCTCTAGGGTTATTGGTTTTACCGATTGTTTTGACTATTGCATGGTCACGGATTTATTTGGGTGTGCATTGGCCGTTGGATATTTTAGGGGCTTTACTGATTGGAATAGTAGCGGCGGTATTGAGCAAATATATGGTTTACAAGGGCATACATTTGGCAGAATCGAAGTATTGAATTTCAAGAGGCCGTCTGAAAAGTTTTCAGACGGCCTCTTTTTCTATACCTGCATCTACCAATCTCCGCGTTTCAGTTTTTCAATCTGGCGGCGGTCGCGTTTGGTCGGCCTGCCTTCGGGATAAGCGGCTGTGATGCGGCTGGCTTGGTCGAGCAATTTTTGTTCTTCCCGCAGGGCAGCGGTTTTCATATCTTCTTCATACAGCATACGCGCTTCGGGGGCCGGACGGCGTTGGTGGTTGAGGGCAACCACTTTGATTTTGTAGGGCAGGGAATTGAGCGTTAAATCTACAGTGTCGCCGGCGGAAATATTTTTGCTGTTTTTTACTTTGGCACCGTTTACCTGCACTCGTCCGAGCTCAATGTGCTTTTGGGCCAGCGCGCGTGTTTTGAAAAAACGGGCGGCCCATAACCATTTATCAAGGCGCATGGTGTTGTTGTCATTGCTGTTTTTCATATTTAAACCGCGTGATTGAACTGTTTTGCAGTTTAGCATAAGATACAGAGTGCTGCGCATTAGTATGCATGCACTAAAAGTATGGTTAACGAGAAGCAGAGTGGCAGGGCGCGGCTATCGATTCTTGCCGGCATGTGAAAACATGCTGCCAAAACAGCCATCTTCGCGTATGATTACATTCTGATTCTTCTATTTTAATAATAAGAGCTTTACTCATATGAAACCCGTTTTTCTGGATTTTGAACAGCCTATCGCCGAATTAACCAAAAAAATCGACGAGTTGCGTTTTGTACAAGGTGAATCCGCCGTCGATATTGCAGATGAAATCGCCCGCCTGCAAAAGAAAAGCACCGAATTAACCAAGTCGATTTTCAACAAACTCACTCCCGCACAAGTATCGCAAGTATCACGCCACCCCCAGCGGCCTTATACGCTGGATTACATCAACGCCATTTTTACCGATTTTGAAGAACTGCACGGTGACCGCCACTACGCCGACGATCATGCGATTGTGGGCGGTTTGGCGCGTTTCAACGGCAGGAGCGTTGTGGTTATCGGCCATCAGAAAGGCCGCGATACCAAAGAGAAAATTCTCCGCAATTTCGGCATGCCGCGCCCGGAAGGTTATCGTAAAGCCTTACGTTTGATGCGGACTGCCGAAAAATTCCAATTGCCGGTAATGACGTTTATCGATACCCCGGGTGCCTATCCCGGTATCGGAGCGGAGGAACGCGGGCAGTCGGAAGCAATCGGCCGCAACCTTTATGAGCTTACCCGCCTGCACGTGCCGGTATTGTGTACCATCATCGGCGAAGGCGGTTCCGGTGGTGCATTGGCGATTGCCGTGGGCGATTATGTGAACATGCTGCAATATTCCACTTATTCGGTTATTTCTCCCGAAGGCTGTGCTTCTATTTTGTGGAAGACCGCAGAGAAAGCAGCCGATGCCGCCCAAGCATTGGGCATTACCGCCAAGCGTTTGGCCGATTTGAACTTGATTGACCGTGTAATCGAGGAACCTTTGGGCGGCGCGCACCGTGATCATGCCGAAATTGCCAAGCGCGTAAAAGAAGTGTTGGCAGAACAATTGCGGGAAGCGGAAAGCATGCCGATGGCCGATTTGCTGACACGCCGTTTCGACCGAACCATGGCTTATGGTGAGTTTGTCGAGAAGTAACCATATCGCCTTAGCGTGCAGATAATCTGAAAGAGCAGGCATTGTGTCTGCTCTTTGTTTTTTCAGACGGCCTGAACTTTGTATCGGCGGCTATAAAACATCTGTCGTGATCTGCCATGCACCGAATGTTCGTTTTTTCGGTTACATTGTTTGCATCAGCTATATTTCCCGCTTTTTTCGCTACGGCACAAATTCTCGGTTACAATATCAGAGTTTGCCGTTGCCGTTGATTAAGCTATGAAATTCAAAATATTTGCGCCGCTGTTTACCGCTTTTCTGCTGGTTGCCTGTTCAACCTCAAGCAGCTTGCCCGTGCCGCAAGTTCTGCCTGTTTTTCAGGCAGAGGATACGCGTTGGTTCAAGCTGGAGCAGACGGATGCGGACGGCACGGTTATCCAAACCAGTTTGCTGGCCGTGCAGCCTGAAAAAGATATGCTGCGTTTCGTGCAAACCGATGCGTTGGGCGCGCCCGTTTCCCGCCAAACCGTAAGCAAGAGGGGATGGCGCAACGACGGCTTTGTCACTCCGAATAGCAGTTCACGCCGTTTATTTGCCGCCATGCTGCCCCTGCTGGACGGTAATGACAAAATTTATCCGCAACAGCAAACGAAAAAGCAAGGCGGGGCGACGGTTTACTTCGACCGTAACCAAGAGTTGTGGCGCTGTGAAGTTTCAGACGGCCTCATTAAGATTACTTTCCCAGACCGGACGGGCTGGCGTATTACCCCGTTAGAATAATATGAAAGCCAATGTTTACCTCACTACTCCGGCTATTGTCAGCGCATTGGGCAGTGGTTTGCAGCATCATATCGACGCACTTTTAAACCCTGCCGACGAATCACCGTTAACTTTTTCCGATCAGTGGGTTAAGAATAAAAACCGTGCTTTCGGAGTGGTACATGAAACTTTGCGTGCATTTCCCGAATCCTTACCCGATGTTCACCGCGGGCGCGACAATCAATTGCTTTGGCATGCGCTGGAGCAGATTGAAAATGATATTTATGCGGCAATCGAGCGGTTCGGCGCGGAACGTATCGCGGTGGTGATGGGCACTTCCACCAGCGGGGTAGATGAAAACCTGACCATGTTTCAAAGGGTGGCCGAAGGAGGTGCATGGGGGGAAATTCCCTTCAACCAAGAACAGCAAACCCTGTCCGCACCGGCCGATTTGGTTGCGGAAGTATATGGTTTGAAAAATTTTTGCTATGTGGTTTCTACCGCATGCACTTCGGGTGCAAGGGCTTTAATCAGCGCGGCACGTTTGCTGCGTGCCGGTTTGTGCGATGCGGTCGTTTGCGGTGGAGTCGATACGCTGTCGCCTTTGACCATCAACGGTTTTGCTTCGCTGGAAGTGCTTTCAGACGGCCTCGCCAATCCGTTTTCCGCCAACCGCAACGGCATCAATATCGGTGAAGCCGCTGCTGTTTTCATCATGACACGGGAGGCGGATTTCGGTGAAAGCCTGCCTTTGCTCGGCTACGGAGCCAGCAGCGATGCGCATCATATGTCTTCGCCGCGCCCCGACGGTTTGGGAGCCATTCAAGCCTTTCAGACGGCCTTAAACCATGCCCGGATGCCGTCTGAAAACATCGGCTGGATCAACCTTCACGGCACGGGCACGCTACATAACGACAGCATGGAAAGCATTGCCGTGCATCAAGTGTTCGGCAGCCGAACCCCGTGCACTTCTACTAAACCGCAAACCGGCCATACGCTCGGTGCGGCAGGGGCGGTTGAAGCCGCTTTTTTATGGGGCATCGTCAGCCGCCGTTGCAATCCCGAAGGCAAACTGCCTCCGCAACTGTGGGACGGTGTGCACGATACCGGCTTGCCTGCCATCGGTTTAACCGACCGAAACAGCCGTTGGCCGCATGAAAAACGAATCGGTGCAAGCTCATCGTTTGCTTTCGGCGGCAGCAATGCGGTTATCGTTATCGGCGAAGAATAGGCCGTCTGAAATATGCCGCAATTAGATAAAATCAAAGAGGATATTATGCCGGCTCCTTTAGTTTGCCCCATT includes the following:
- a CDS encoding beta-ketoacyl-ACP synthase, whose translation is MKANVYLTTPAIVSALGSGLQHHIDALLNPADESPLTFSDQWVKNKNRAFGVVHETLRAFPESLPDVHRGRDNQLLWHALEQIENDIYAAIERFGAERIAVVMGTSTSGVDENLTMFQRVAEGGAWGEIPFNQEQQTLSAPADLVAEVYGLKNFCYVVSTACTSGARALISAARLLRAGLCDAVVCGGVDTLSPLTINGFASLEVLSDGLANPFSANRNGINIGEAAAVFIMTREADFGESLPLLGYGASSDAHHMSSPRPDGLGAIQAFQTALNHARMPSENIGWINLHGTGTLHNDSMESIAVHQVFGSRTPCTSTKPQTGHTLGAAGAVEAAFLWGIVSRRCNPEGKLPPQLWDGVHDTGLPAIGLTDRNSRWPHEKRIGASSSFAFGGSNAVIVIGEE
- a CDS encoding acetyl-CoA carboxylase carboxyltransferase subunit alpha; translated protein: MKPVFLDFEQPIAELTKKIDELRFVQGESAVDIADEIARLQKKSTELTKSIFNKLTPAQVSQVSRHPQRPYTLDYINAIFTDFEELHGDRHYADDHAIVGGLARFNGRSVVVIGHQKGRDTKEKILRNFGMPRPEGYRKALRLMRTAEKFQLPVMTFIDTPGAYPGIGAEERGQSEAIGRNLYELTRLHVPVLCTIIGEGGSGGALAIAVGDYVNMLQYSTYSVISPEGCASILWKTAEKAADAAQALGITAKRLADLNLIDRVIEEPLGGAHRDHAEIAKRVKEVLAEQLREAESMPMADLLTRRFDRTMAYGEFVEK
- a CDS encoding undecaprenyl-diphosphatase — encoded protein: MDVLHELNKYLFMMINEDEDAYLHSIYFAIFSAEYLIVWFFFILFIYLVTKHKNNKRVWLSIVFSIVIGVVITYLIRKGWYHPRPFLLQLGTNFLPHDASSSFPSKHLTSVFATLAGLLALKQTRALGLLVLPIVLTIAWSRIYLGVHWPLDILGALLIGIVAAVLSKYMVYKGIHLAESKY
- a CDS encoding RNA-binding S4 domain-containing protein, with the protein product MKNSNDNNTMRLDKWLWAARFFKTRALAQKHIELGRVQVNGAKVKNSKNISAGDTVDLTLNSLPYKIKVVALNHQRRPAPEARMLYEEDMKTAALREEQKLLDQASRITAAYPEGRPTKRDRRQIEKLKRGDW